One segment of Fuscovulum ytuae DNA contains the following:
- a CDS encoding caspase family protein translates to MTRKALICGIDFYESAEELYGCVNDAHSVNSALERHADGTINFATRLLVGTGPTQLVTRRELRQEVVNLFSGNDEIAILYFAGHGYIEQVGGYLICSDTKDGDDGLSLHEVMVLANQSKAKNRIIVLDCCHSGIAGNHSLRDEAIQISIGVTVLTASTVSQYASEKDGSGLFTSLLVDALNGGAANLLGDITPGSVYAHIDQSLGPWDQRPMFKTNVTTFTSLRKVIPPIPIDVLRNLRKYFDKPGHELQLDPSFEPDSPNPDPEKNRVFYELQLMAKVNLVRPVGEDHMYFAAMNSRSCRMTVLGEHYWRLIEGKII, encoded by the coding sequence ATGACACGAAAAGCTTTGATATGTGGTATCGATTTTTATGAGAGCGCAGAAGAGCTCTATGGCTGCGTTAACGACGCCCATTCTGTCAATTCTGCACTTGAAAGGCATGCTGATGGAACGATCAACTTTGCCACACGATTGCTCGTCGGGACCGGACCAACGCAATTAGTAACAAGGCGAGAACTAAGGCAGGAAGTCGTCAATCTATTTTCAGGCAACGACGAGATCGCAATTCTATACTTTGCCGGCCATGGCTACATCGAGCAAGTTGGGGGATACCTAATTTGCTCCGACACGAAGGATGGCGATGATGGTCTATCACTACATGAAGTGATGGTGCTCGCCAATCAGTCAAAAGCTAAAAACAGAATTATTGTCTTGGACTGCTGCCATTCTGGGATTGCCGGAAACCACTCGCTTAGAGATGAAGCTATCCAGATCAGTATAGGTGTTACCGTACTCACCGCATCGACTGTGTCTCAATACGCCTCTGAGAAGGATGGCTCAGGTTTGTTTACGTCGTTGCTTGTGGACGCCTTAAACGGAGGAGCAGCTAACCTCCTAGGTGACATAACACCCGGCTCTGTATATGCCCATATCGACCAGTCGCTTGGGCCATGGGACCAGCGACCAATGTTCAAAACAAATGTCACCACGTTCACCTCACTTAGGAAGGTAATACCTCCGATTCCGATCGATGTTCTGCGAAACCTCCGCAAGTACTTCGACAAACCTGGTCATGAGCTTCAATTAGATCCCAGTTTCGAGCCAGACAGTCCAAACCCTGACCCTGAGAAGAATCGAGTGTTTTATGAATTGCAATTGATGGCCAAGGTAAACTTAGTACGCCCGGTTGGTGAAGATCACATGTATTTTGCTGCGATGAACTCTCGTTCATGTCGGATGACAGTGCTCGGCGAACACTACTGGCGCCTGATTGAAGGAAAGATCATTTGA
- a CDS encoding cell wall hydrolase — MRLHTGWIAGAIAAVILNGAAFADVTVSQSNDPTAALGGTMSTLLGAENQALAALPGQRLTELAVGPKVETKTTPAEAAVPTVIRYDDAWLAAQPAPQGDAQWECLSKAIYFEARGETLRGQFAVAEVILNRVDSPDYPGSICGVVEQRGGGGCQFSYICDGRADRMRDPGATWRAQRIARVMMDGAPRALTLGATHFHTRWVQPGWARRFPQTAAIGAHLFYKQP, encoded by the coding sequence ATGCGCTTGCATACAGGCTGGATCGCGGGGGCAATTGCCGCCGTTATCCTGAATGGAGCGGCCTTCGCCGATGTGACGGTGAGCCAATCGAACGATCCGACCGCCGCTTTGGGCGGGACGATGAGCACGCTGCTGGGGGCCGAGAATCAGGCCCTCGCCGCCCTTCCGGGGCAACGGCTGACCGAACTTGCGGTCGGGCCAAAAGTGGAAACCAAGACGACGCCCGCCGAGGCGGCGGTGCCTACCGTGATCCGCTATGATGATGCATGGCTGGCCGCGCAGCCCGCGCCGCAGGGCGATGCGCAGTGGGAATGCCTGAGCAAGGCCATCTATTTCGAGGCGCGGGGCGAAACGCTGCGCGGCCAGTTTGCGGTGGCGGAAGTGATCCTGAACCGGGTCGACAGCCCGGATTATCCCGGCAGCATCTGCGGCGTCGTAGAACAGCGCGGCGGTGGCGGTTGCCAGTTCAGCTATATTTGCGACGGGCGGGCAGATCGCATGCGCGACCCGGGCGCGACGTGGCGGGCGCAGCGGATCGCGCGGGTGATGATGGATGGTGCGCCGCGCGCCCTGACGCTGGGGGCCACGCATTTCCATACCCGTTGGGTCCAGCCCGGTTGGGCGCGGCGGTTCCCGCAGACGGCGGCCATCGGCGCGCATCTGTTCTACAAGCAGCCCTGA
- the glyS gene encoding glycine--tRNA ligase subunit beta, with product MPDLLIELFSEEIPARMQGKAAADLKKLVTDGLVEAGLTYASAGAFSTPRRLVLSVEDLTAESRPVREERKGPRVDAPVAALEGFLRSTGLTKDQLEVRDDKKAQVYFAVIEKPGRKADDIVAEVLESAIRNFPWPKSMRWGSGSLRWVRPLQSILCLMMDEAGARVVPLDVDGIVAGNTTEGHRFMGAGRFAVSSFDDYRVKLSRAKVMLDAGEREAQIWQEATNMAFAAGLEVVEDRGLLAEVAGLVEWPVVLMGQIGEDFLGLPAEVLQTSMKEHQKFFSVRNPKTGRIERFITVANIEAADGGAAILKGNQKVLAARLSDARFFWENDLRVAKAGMGDWAEGLRSVTFHNKLGSQAERIDRIAALAREIAPLVGADAGLAEQAARVAKLDLRSGMVGEFAELQGVMGRYYALEAGMPAAVADAARDHYSPLGPSDAVPMEPVSVAVALADKIDTLTGFWAIDEKPTGSKDPFALRRAALGVIRLVLVNGVRVSLDRLVDVQVLRHQIGHAPQAPERLAAILDATVTDGMFGTATRALVADSEALGADWLARVRDHDPSISDDLRDFVHDRLKVFLRDQGIRHDVIDACLGMEGNCDLTLLVKRAQALQSFLSSEDGTNLLQGFKRANNILSQAEAKDGVEYSFGADPKFAESDEERGLFNALDVAEQAIGPAMKGEDFAAAMGAMAQLRAPIDAFFTAVQINTDNQVVRRNRLNLLHRIRAICAGVADLTKVEG from the coding sequence ATGCCTGATCTGCTGATCGAATTGTTTTCCGAGGAAATCCCGGCGCGCATGCAGGGCAAGGCTGCGGCTGACCTGAAGAAGCTGGTCACCGATGGGCTGGTGGAGGCGGGGCTGACCTATGCCAGCGCGGGGGCCTTTTCGACGCCGCGGCGGTTGGTGCTGTCGGTGGAGGACCTGACCGCGGAAAGCCGCCCCGTGCGGGAAGAGCGCAAGGGGCCGCGCGTGGATGCGCCAGTGGCGGCGCTGGAGGGGTTCTTGCGGTCCACGGGCCTGACGAAGGACCAGCTGGAGGTGCGCGACGACAAGAAGGCGCAGGTCTATTTCGCGGTGATCGAAAAGCCGGGGCGCAAGGCGGATGATATCGTGGCCGAGGTGCTGGAAAGCGCGATCCGCAATTTCCCTTGGCCAAAATCAATGCGCTGGGGGTCCGGCTCTTTGCGCTGGGTGCGGCCTTTGCAATCGATCCTTTGCCTGATGATGGATGAGGCGGGCGCGCGGGTCGTGCCTTTGGACGTGGACGGGATCGTGGCGGGCAACACGACCGAAGGGCACCGTTTCATGGGGGCGGGGCGGTTTGCGGTATCCTCTTTTGACGATTACCGGGTGAAGCTGTCGCGCGCCAAGGTGATGCTGGACGCGGGTGAGCGTGAGGCGCAAATCTGGCAGGAGGCCACCAACATGGCCTTTGCCGCTGGTCTGGAGGTGGTTGAGGACCGGGGGCTGCTGGCGGAAGTGGCGGGGCTGGTGGAATGGCCGGTCGTTTTGATGGGCCAGATCGGGGAAGATTTCCTTGGCCTTCCGGCCGAGGTTCTGCAGACCTCGATGAAAGAACATCAGAAGTTCTTTTCGGTGCGCAACCCCAAGACGGGGCGGATTGAGCGGTTCATCACGGTCGCCAATATCGAGGCGGCGGATGGCGGGGCGGCGATCCTGAAGGGGAACCAGAAGGTTTTGGCGGCGCGGCTGTCGGATGCGCGGTTCTTCTGGGAAAACGACCTGCGGGTGGCGAAGGCGGGGATGGGCGACTGGGCCGAGGGGCTGCGGTCTGTGACCTTCCACAACAAGCTGGGGAGCCAGGCGGAGCGGATTGACCGGATTGCCGCGCTGGCGCGCGAGATCGCGCCCTTGGTGGGCGCGGATGCAGGGCTGGCCGAACAGGCCGCGCGGGTGGCGAAGTTGGACCTGCGGTCGGGGATGGTGGGCGAATTTGCCGAATTGCAGGGTGTGATGGGGCGCTATTACGCGCTTGAGGCGGGAATGCCTGCGGCAGTCGCGGATGCAGCCCGCGACCACTATTCGCCGCTGGGCCCTTCGGATGCGGTGCCCATGGAGCCGGTGTCGGTCGCCGTGGCGCTGGCCGACAAGATCGACACGCTGACCGGATTCTGGGCGATTGATGAGAAGCCGACAGGGTCGAAAGACCCGTTTGCGCTGCGTCGGGCGGCGTTGGGGGTGATCCGGTTGGTGCTGGTGAATGGGGTGCGGGTGTCGCTGGATCGGCTGGTGGATGTGCAGGTCTTGCGCCATCAGATCGGACATGCGCCGCAGGCGCCGGAACGTTTGGCTGCAATCCTTGATGCAACCGTCACGGACGGGATGTTTGGCACCGCAACCCGTGCGCTGGTGGCGGATTCCGAGGCGTTGGGCGCGGACTGGTTGGCGCGGGTGCGCGATCACGACCCGTCGATCAGTGACGATCTGCGGGATTTCGTGCATGACCGTCTGAAAGTGTTCCTGCGAGATCAGGGCATCCGGCATGACGTGATCGATGCTTGCCTTGGAATGGAAGGGAACTGTGACCTGACGCTGCTGGTGAAGCGGGCGCAGGCGTTGCAATCCTTCCTATCCTCGGAGGATGGCACGAACCTGCTGCAAGGGTTCAAGCGGGCGAACAACATCCTGTCTCAGGCCGAGGCCAAGGATGGGGTGGAATATTCCTTCGGCGCGGACCCGAAATTTGCCGAAAGCGACGAGGAGCGGGGGCTGTTCAACGCGCTGGATGTGGCAGAACAGGCCATTGGTCCAGCGATGAAGGGCGAGGATTTTGCGGCGGCGATGGGCGCGATGGCGCAGTTGCGCGCGCCGATTGACGCGTTTTTCACCGCGGTCCAGATCAATACCGACAATCAGGTGGTACGGCGGAACCGGTTGAACCTCTTGCACCGTATCCGGGCGATCTGCGCGGGTGTGGCGGACCTGACGAAGGTGGAAGGCTAA
- a CDS encoding TIR domain-containing protein, with product MEKTYRIFISHSWKYGDSYDRLVEFLNEHNVAFYDHSVPKNDPIHTSGSDSDLQAAIDAKIRGCSGVIILAGVYATYSKWINKEVSISLDYRKPIIAVEPWAAERTSAIVKNSADRIVKWNGKSIATAVRDLF from the coding sequence TTGGAAAAAACGTATAGAATTTTCATTAGTCATTCTTGGAAATACGGCGACAGTTACGATCGCTTAGTTGAGTTTCTTAATGAGCATAATGTCGCTTTCTACGATCACTCTGTGCCAAAAAATGACCCGATCCACACGTCAGGATCGGATAGCGACCTACAAGCGGCCATAGACGCAAAGATTAGAGGATGCAGCGGCGTTATTATTTTGGCTGGAGTGTATGCAACATACAGCAAGTGGATCAACAAAGAGGTATCGATTTCGTTGGATTATCGCAAGCCGATTATCGCTGTCGAGCCTTGGGCTGCGGAGAGAACATCCGCAATAGTGAAGAATTCTGCAGACCGAATTGTCAAGTGGAACGGAAAGTCGATAGCAACCGCAGTGCGTGATCTGTTCTAA
- the folP gene encoding dihydropteroate synthase yields the protein MEYYRPIACDDPCRPDGALPLAGGWCWFSEVEVLSRGAATRRVAVRDLPGEVRDRLSAPRALFGGLEMDRPQIMGILNVTPDSFSDGGLFLAPEAALAQARAMAAAADVLDIGGESTRPGAAEVEVAEEVARTAPVIAALREGGLECPISIDTRKAAVARAALAAGAGIVNDVAAMGFDPEMVSVVAASGAPVILMHALGTPATMQDDPRYEDVLLDVYDFLKARIAAAVAAGISPWRIMVDPGIGFGKTADHNLALIRRLSLFHDLGVPVLLGASRKRFIGAIGQESVAERRVAGSLAVALAGVAQGAQVVRVHDVVETRQALRLWQAVKGVSE from the coding sequence ATGGAATATTACCGCCCGATTGCATGCGACGATCCCTGCCGTCCTGATGGCGCGCTGCCCCTTGCCGGGGGCTGGTGCTGGTTTTCAGAGGTGGAGGTGCTGTCGCGCGGGGCTGCGACGCGCCGCGTGGCCGTGCGCGATTTGCCCGGCGAGGTGCGCGACAGGCTGAGCGCGCCACGTGCGCTGTTCGGCGGGCTGGAGATGGATCGCCCGCAGATCATGGGAATCCTCAATGTGACACCCGACAGCTTTTCCGATGGCGGGCTTTTCCTTGCGCCCGAGGCCGCGCTGGCGCAGGCGCGGGCGATGGCGGCGGCGGCGGATGTGCTGGATATTGGGGGGGAGAGCACGCGCCCCGGTGCCGCCGAGGTTGAGGTGGCGGAAGAGGTGGCGCGCACGGCGCCCGTGATTGCCGCGCTGCGCGAGGGGGGGCTGGAATGCCCGATTTCCATCGATACGCGCAAGGCGGCAGTGGCGCGAGCGGCGCTGGCAGCAGGGGCGGGGATCGTGAACGATGTGGCGGCCATGGGGTTTGATCCTGAAATGGTGTCGGTCGTCGCGGCATCGGGCGCGCCGGTCATTCTGATGCATGCGCTGGGCACGCCCGCGACGATGCAGGATGACCCGCGCTATGAGGATGTGCTGCTGGATGTTTACGATTTCCTGAAGGCACGGATCGCCGCGGCCGTCGCTGCGGGGATTTCGCCGTGGCGGATCATGGTCGATCCCGGGATCGGCTTTGGCAAGACGGCGGACCATAACCTTGCGCTGATCCGGCGGCTTTCGCTGTTCCATGACCTTGGAGTGCCGGTGCTGCTGGGCGCGTCGCGCAAGCGGTTCATCGGGGCGATCGGGCAGGAAAGCGTTGCAGAACGGCGGGTTGCCGGATCGCTTGCGGTGGCGCTGGCGGGTGTGGCGCAGGGCGCGCAGGTGGTGCGCGTGCACGATGTGGTGGAGACGCGGCAGGCCTTGCGGCTATGGCAGGCGGTAAAGGGAGTGAGTGAATGA
- a CDS encoding dihydroneopterin aldolase codes for MTSDIRLAFAHPEERAAASASADPRDRISLRDHVVEVEIGAFQQERGTRQRIQFNVVVEVRPQPQPLDDDVDKILSYDRITEAIAAELAAERLNLLETLAERVAERILAEPQAMRAFVRVEKLDRGPGKLGVEIVRSRAEAPLRAVGKDGVEEAVHPLVVFLDNATIQGPDLAARLDALQARGVPVILTVGLPDLVRPETGHKPTQRRIDLLAIEQNAWTLAARDDRCVVVATRTEIDWAVKRGQMIVWAPSKLVLDAVDGPQSRDPVALALWLAEVMAARGIVVHGDVAVPAGSRVPVERS; via the coding sequence ATGACCAGCGACATCCGCCTTGCCTTCGCCCATCCTGAAGAGCGGGCCGCCGCTTCGGCCAGTGCCGATCCGCGCGACCGTATTTCGCTGCGCGATCATGTGGTCGAGGTCGAGATCGGCGCCTTTCAGCAAGAGCGGGGGACGCGGCAGCGCATCCAGTTCAACGTGGTGGTGGAGGTGCGGCCACAGCCGCAGCCTTTGGACGACGATGTGGACAAGATCCTGAGCTATGACCGGATCACCGAGGCGATTGCGGCCGAATTGGCGGCGGAACGGTTGAACCTGCTTGAGACGTTGGCCGAGCGGGTGGCGGAACGCATTCTGGCCGAACCGCAGGCGATGCGGGCTTTCGTGCGGGTAGAAAAGCTGGACCGTGGTCCCGGCAAGCTGGGGGTAGAGATTGTTCGGTCGCGTGCTGAGGCCCCTTTGCGCGCGGTGGGCAAGGATGGTGTCGAAGAGGCGGTGCATCCTTTGGTGGTGTTCTTGGACAATGCCACGATTCAGGGGCCGGACCTTGCGGCGCGATTGGATGCGTTGCAGGCGCGTGGCGTGCCGGTGATCCTGACGGTGGGGCTGCCAGATCTGGTGCGACCTGAGACAGGGCATAAGCCGACGCAGCGGCGGATCGACCTTTTGGCGATCGAGCAGAATGCTTGGACCCTTGCCGCGCGGGATGACCGTTGCGTGGTCGTTGCGACGCGGACAGAGATCGACTGGGCCGTGAAACGCGGGCAGATGATTGTTTGGGCACCGTCCAAGCTGGTGCTGGATGCGGTGGATGGGCCGCAAAGCCGCGACCCGGTGGCGCTGGCCTTGTGGCTGGCCGAGGTGATGGCGGCGCGCGGGATTGTCGTTCACGGGGATGTTGCAGTCCCGGCAGGAAGCCGCGTGCCGGTGGAACGCAGCTGA
- a CDS encoding DUF6338 family protein translates to MIEELATIENTSIVLFFVVPGLIILFTRAQFVTGGFKSTPDSILTYFVISSIYLAVCLPLIRWLELDPRSNHAAWLIFVFVLPVLVGSTLGLSVRRRWFLRLLHFFGMNLVDAIPTAWDWKLGNIAACYVIVTLKDETRFYGLLSRRSFISSDPSERDIYIEECFKFGEDGTWNRFPNEGVLIAANEVRTIEFFSATQEPVQ, encoded by the coding sequence TTGATTGAGGAGCTTGCAACGATAGAGAACACGTCAATTGTTCTTTTCTTTGTGGTTCCGGGTTTGATAATTCTGTTCACGCGCGCCCAGTTTGTCACGGGCGGATTTAAGTCTACGCCTGATAGCATACTAACTTACTTCGTGATTTCATCCATTTATCTTGCCGTTTGTTTGCCATTAATCCGATGGCTTGAACTGGATCCGCGAAGCAATCATGCTGCTTGGTTGATTTTCGTATTCGTCCTTCCAGTTTTGGTGGGCAGCACATTAGGACTGTCAGTACGAAGGAGATGGTTTCTTAGGCTACTCCATTTCTTTGGAATGAATCTGGTTGATGCTATTCCAACAGCTTGGGATTGGAAACTTGGAAACATAGCCGCGTGCTATGTAATTGTCACCCTCAAGGATGAAACTAGGTTCTACGGATTACTCTCAAGGCGCTCGTTCATTTCATCTGACCCCTCTGAGAGAGATATTTACATTGAGGAATGCTTCAAATTCGGAGAAGATGGAACTTGGAACAGATTTCCAAATGAGGGGGTTCTTATAGCGGCCAATGAAGTACGCACCATAGAGTTCTTTTCTGCAACCCAGGAACCAGTGCAATGA
- a CDS encoding putative PEP-binding protein, protein MDVLPDFAEITPSARIQTTAHGWRAKCLQRLVRLDLPVPETVALPAATIRAIAAGHPVDVEAILAHFGSDTLISVRPSPVNPDWGGPATILNVGMNAARHAMLVERHGQAAADALYLRFVQAYATHVARLDPDMFDNRAASSEALRDALRVYELEMEEEFPQNPARQLAEVLRSMARAWEGTTARLLRQAKGAPEDAGLGLVVQEMAQGIGKGVSGSGVIQFVDPVTGLPQVTGRYLGQSQGRDALKRTEAIYLTRDPRGPSLEELAPGLFADLLRFGAACRVKLREEMQIEFTIEDGHLSVLDAIKVARSARAGLKIAVALAEDGVISEADAVLRVEPRALSELLHPQVDPRGPRDVFVKGIAASPGAAMGRIVFSSQAAQASAARGEPCILVRRETAPEDIRGMHSAVGVLTERGGMTSHAAVIGRGLGLPCIVGASDLKLDARDKKLVAPDGRVFREGDVITVDGTTGEALAGAAEMLAPALDDSFRKLLGWADAYRDIGIRANADTPQDAATARQFEAQGIGLCRTEHMFFEEDRLIVMREMIFADTPKDRAAALARLLPMQRDDFVQLFDIMQGLPVCIRLFDPPLHEFLPQSREGLRELAEALDRPLSEVTRRAEALAEFNPMLGMRGVRLGVVLPEIYDMQAQAIFEATVEVGRRGAAVVPEIMIPLVSARREVELVKTRVDAVAAKVRTKAGADFAYKLGVMVETPRAALRAGEIAQHAAFLSFGTNDLTQMTYGLSRDDAGRFMNTYVQQGVFPEDPFHILDVDGVGELLHIGAERGRRTRDDLVLSICGEHGGNPESIAFCRKAGFDYVSCSPYRVPLARLAAAHLALQERMETPTARADSPKK, encoded by the coding sequence ATGGACGTGCTTCCCGATTTCGCCGAGATCACGCCTTCGGCGCGCATCCAGACCACGGCGCATGGCTGGCGGGCCAAGTGCCTGCAACGGCTTGTCCGGCTGGACCTGCCGGTGCCCGAAACGGTGGCTCTGCCAGCCGCCACGATCCGCGCCATTGCGGCGGGGCATCCTGTGGATGTCGAGGCGATCTTGGCGCATTTTGGCAGTGATACACTGATCTCTGTCCGGCCCAGCCCGGTGAACCCGGATTGGGGCGGGCCTGCCACCATCCTGAACGTGGGCATGAATGCCGCGCGCCATGCGATGCTGGTGGAGCGGCATGGGCAGGCGGCGGCGGATGCGCTTTATCTGCGGTTCGTGCAGGCCTATGCGACCCATGTGGCGCGGCTGGACCCGGATATGTTCGACAATCGTGCCGCATCCTCCGAGGCGTTGCGCGATGCGCTGCGGGTCTATGAGTTGGAGATGGAGGAGGAATTCCCGCAAAACCCCGCGCGGCAGTTGGCCGAGGTGCTGCGGTCCATGGCGCGGGCTTGGGAGGGGACAACGGCGCGGTTGTTGCGGCAGGCCAAAGGTGCGCCTGAGGATGCAGGGCTGGGTCTTGTTGTGCAAGAGATGGCGCAGGGGATCGGCAAGGGTGTGTCGGGGTCCGGTGTGATCCAGTTTGTTGATCCGGTGACGGGGCTGCCGCAGGTGACGGGGCGCTATCTTGGCCAGTCGCAGGGCCGTGACGCCCTGAAGCGGACCGAGGCGATCTACCTTACGCGCGATCCGCGCGGGCCATCGCTGGAGGAGCTTGCGCCGGGGCTGTTTGCCGATCTCTTGCGCTTTGGTGCGGCTTGCCGGGTGAAGCTGCGCGAAGAGATGCAGATCGAATTCACCATCGAGGATGGGCATCTGTCGGTGCTGGATGCCATCAAGGTGGCGCGGTCGGCACGGGCGGGGCTGAAGATCGCGGTGGCGCTGGCCGAGGATGGGGTGATTTCCGAGGCCGATGCCGTCTTGCGGGTGGAGCCGCGGGCGCTGTCTGAACTGCTTCACCCGCAGGTGGACCCGCGGGGGCCGCGGGATGTGTTCGTGAAGGGCATCGCCGCCAGTCCGGGGGCCGCCATGGGGCGGATCGTGTTTTCCTCGCAGGCCGCGCAGGCGAGTGCGGCGCGGGGCGAGCCTTGCATCCTTGTGCGGCGCGAGACGGCGCCCGAGGACATCAGAGGGATGCATTCGGCCGTGGGCGTTCTGACAGAGCGGGGGGGGATGACATCGCATGCCGCCGTGATCGGGCGGGGGCTGGGTTTGCCCTGCATCGTGGGGGCGTCGGACCTGAAGCTGGATGCGCGTGACAAAAAGCTGGTGGCCCCGGATGGGCGGGTGTTCCGCGAGGGTGACGTCATCACCGTGGATGGCACGACGGGCGAGGCGCTGGCGGGGGCGGCCGAGATGCTGGCCCCGGCGCTGGATGACAGTTTCCGCAAGCTTTTGGGTTGGGCGGATGCCTATCGGGACATCGGTATCCGGGCCAATGCCGACACGCCACAAGACGCCGCGACCGCGCGGCAGTTCGAGGCGCAGGGAATCGGTCTGTGCCGGACCGAACATATGTTCTTTGAAGAAGATCGGCTGATCGTGATGCGCGAGATGATCTTTGCCGATACGCCCAAGGACCGGGCGGCGGCGCTGGCGCGGCTATTGCCGATGCAGCGGGATGACTTCGTGCAGTTGTTTGATATCATGCAGGGCCTGCCCGTCTGCATCCGTCTGTTCGACCCGCCCTTGCACGAGTTCCTGCCGCAATCGCGTGAGGGATTGCGCGAACTGGCCGAGGCGTTGGATCGGCCTTTGTCCGAGGTGACGCGGCGGGCAGAGGCCTTGGCCGAGTTCAACCCGATGTTGGGAATGCGGGGGGTGCGGCTGGGGGTCGTGCTGCCGGAAATCTATGACATGCAGGCGCAGGCGATCTTTGAGGCGACGGTCGAGGTGGGCCGTCGGGGCGCTGCGGTGGTGCCAGAGATCATGATTCCGCTGGTATCCGCCCGGCGCGAGGTGGAGCTTGTGAAGACCCGCGTCGATGCAGTGGCGGCCAAGGTGAGGACCAAGGCGGGGGCGGATTTCGCCTATAAGCTGGGCGTGATGGTGGAGACGCCGCGCGCTGCGCTGCGGGCGGGCGAGATCGCGCAGCATGCGGCCTTTTTGTCCTTTGGCACCAATGACCTGACGCAGATGACCTATGGCCTTTCGCGGGACGATGCGGGGCGGTTCATGAACACCTATGTGCAGCAGGGGGTCTTTCCGGAAGACCCGTTCCACATCCTTGATGTGGATGGGGTGGGCGAGCTTTTGCATATCGGGGCAGAGCGGGGGCGGCGCACGCGGGACGACCTTGTTCTGTCGATCTGCGGTGAACATGGGGGGAACCCGGAATCCATCGCATTCTGCCGAAAGGCGGGATTCGACTATGTTTCCTGTTCGCCCTATCGGGTGCCTTTGGCGCGGCTTGCGGCGGCGCATCTGGCGTTGCAAGAACGCATGGAGACTCCAACTGCGCGAGCGGATTCTCCGAAAAAGTGA
- the glmM gene encoding phosphoglucosamine mutase, which produces MTRKLFGTDGVRGKANTFPMTAEMALRLGAAAGRYFRRDDSAAHRVVIGKDTRLSGYMLENALTAGLTSTGMNVLLLGPVPTPAVGFLTRSMRADLGVMISASHNPHYDNGIKFFGPDGFKLSDEAEAEIEAILEGEIRPARPEKIGRAKRIDDGRGRYQEFVKTTFPSGLRLDGIKVVIDCANGAAYKAAPEVLWELGAEVIPVGVSPNGTNINDRCGSTHVETAAEAVVAHGADVGICLDGDADRVMILDAHGKVADGDQIMALMALRWAAEGRLRGGALVATVMSNLGLERRLEAAGLRLERTSVGDRYVVERMREGGFNLGGEQSGHIVMTDYATTGDGLVAGLQFLAEMARTGESAEALSRQFITVPQMLKNVRYAEGKVPLADPAVQGVIAAMEEKVTGKGRILIRKSGTEPLVRVMAECEDSALLDEVVGAIVAAVERAAS; this is translated from the coding sequence ATGACGCGGAAATTGTTCGGAACCGATGGTGTGCGGGGGAAGGCCAACACCTTCCCGATGACAGCGGAAATGGCGCTGCGCCTTGGCGCGGCGGCGGGTCGGTATTTCCGCCGCGACGACAGCGCCGCGCATCGGGTGGTGATCGGCAAGGATACGCGGCTGTCGGGCTATATGCTGGAAAACGCGCTGACGGCAGGGTTGACCAGCACGGGGATGAATGTGCTGCTGCTGGGGCCGGTTCCGACGCCTGCTGTGGGGTTCCTGACCCGGTCGATGCGGGCTGATCTGGGGGTGATGATCTCGGCCAGCCACAACCCGCATTATGACAATGGAATCAAGTTCTTTGGTCCCGATGGGTTCAAGCTTTCGGATGAGGCGGAGGCCGAGATCGAGGCGATCCTTGAGGGTGAAATCCGCCCGGCGCGGCCCGAAAAGATTGGCCGAGCGAAGCGGATCGATGATGGGCGCGGGCGGTATCAGGAATTTGTCAAAACGACATTTCCCTCTGGGTTGCGGCTGGATGGCATCAAAGTGGTAATCGATTGCGCCAATGGGGCGGCCTATAAGGCGGCGCCGGAGGTGCTTTGGGAATTGGGGGCAGAGGTCATTCCGGTGGGGGTTTCGCCCAATGGCACCAACATCAACGACCGTTGCGGTTCAACCCATGTGGAGACGGCGGCAGAGGCGGTGGTGGCCCATGGCGCGGATGTGGGCATCTGCCTTGATGGTGATGCGGACCGTGTGATGATCCTGGATGCCCACGGAAAAGTTGCGGATGGCGATCAGATCATGGCGCTGATGGCGCTGCGTTGGGCGGCGGAGGGGCGGCTGCGGGGGGGGGCTTTGGTGGCGACGGTGATGTCCAATCTGGGGTTGGAGCGCCGGTTGGAGGCGGCTGGGCTGCGGTTGGAGCGGACGTCGGTGGGGGACCGCTATGTGGTCGAACGGATGCGCGAGGGCGGTTTCAATCTGGGAGGCGAGCAGTCGGGCCATATCGTCATGACCGACTATGCCACGACAGGGGATGGCCTTGTCGCGGGGCTGCAATTCCTGGCCGAAATGGCCCGGACGGGCGAGAGTGCCGAGGCGCTGTCACGGCAATTTATCACGGTTCCCCAGATGCTTAAGAACGTCCGTTACGCCGAGGGGAAAGTGCCGCTGGCCGATCCGGCGGTGCAGGGTGTGATCGCGGCGATGGAGGAAAAGGTGACCGGGAAGGGCCGCATCCTCATTCGCAAATCGGGAACAGAGCCACTGGTCCGGGTGATGGCGGAATGCGAGGATTCGGCCCTGCTGGACGAGGTTGTCGGGGCCATCGTGGCGGCGGTGGAACGGGCGGCAAGCTGA